From a single Nostoc edaphicum CCNP1411 genomic region:
- a CDS encoding type II toxin-antitoxin system VapC family toxin, whose protein sequence is MSLNYLLDTNILSEAKRPHPNDKVMEKLRLYRQETATAILVIHEMLYGCLRLPVSKKRQDIEDYINNIILAEIPLFDYDLKSAQYHAQERARLSKIGKNPGFIDGQIASIAVTNNLILVTNNVADFQDFDGINIENWFIN, encoded by the coding sequence ATGAGTCTAAATTATTTACTAGATACTAATATTTTGTCTGAGGCTAAACGACCTCATCCCAACGATAAAGTAATGGAAAAGCTAAGATTATATAGACAAGAAACAGCCACAGCTATCCTAGTTATCCATGAAATGTTATATGGTTGTTTACGTCTTCCTGTTTCTAAAAAACGTCAAGATATAGAGGATTATATCAACAACATAATTTTAGCAGAAATCCCTTTATTTGATTACGATCTAAAATCTGCACAATATCATGCTCAGGAAAGAGCTAGATTATCAAAAATTGGTAAAAATCCTGGATTTATTGATGGGCAAATTGCGAGTATTGCAGTTACAAATAACTTGATTTTAGTAACGAATAATGTAGCAGATTTTCAAGATTTTGATGGTATAAACATAGAAAATTGGTTCATTAATTAA
- a CDS encoding DUF2281 domain-containing protein — protein sequence MTIEQTVLQTFRELPPDKQQEVLDFIQFLKYKLSVEKTFSISEHQKRLRESKNITDFWSALQDFRQRVDLESIDDDTFENLRDKSPGREVNL from the coding sequence ATGACTATTGAACAAACAGTTCTACAAACATTCCGAGAATTACCACCAGATAAACAGCAAGAAGTTTTAGATTTTATTCAATTTCTCAAATATAAATTATCAGTTGAAAAAACATTTTCTATATCTGAACATCAAAAAAGGTTAAGAGAAAGTAAAAACATTACTGATTTTTGGTCAGCTTTACAAGACTTTAGACAAAGGGTTGATTTAGAAAGTATTGATGATGATACTTTTGAAAATCTACGGGATAAGTCACCAGGAAGAGAAGTTAATCTATGA
- a CDS encoding Uma2 family endonuclease: MLKYDPLACLPSSEELPDSDDTPVDNELQDLIPGLLKALLAMAWPERMDWFFGVDMGIYYDPDLPPIVPDGFLSLGVERFYDENLRPSYVLWEEKKLPLLVLEVVSQTYRGEYSTKKAEYARLGILYYVVYNPFRRRKPRLEVYKLVNNAYELRDGNPVWLPEIGLGIGIERGTYLGIPREWMYWYNQQGQRFLTLEEDKKLAQQEAQQAKQEAQLAQRRTQLLAERLRSLGIDPDLI, encoded by the coding sequence ATGCTAAAGTACGATCCATTAGCTTGTTTGCCGTCATCTGAGGAACTGCCAGACTCTGACGATACGCCAGTGGATAACGAATTACAAGACTTGATTCCCGGTTTACTTAAAGCGCTTCTGGCAATGGCTTGGCCAGAACGCATGGATTGGTTTTTTGGTGTAGATATGGGTATTTATTATGACCCAGATTTACCGCCAATAGTCCCAGATGGGTTTTTGAGTCTGGGCGTAGAGCGATTTTATGATGAAAACCTCCGCCCCAGTTATGTGCTTTGGGAAGAGAAGAAACTACCCCTATTAGTGCTGGAGGTGGTATCTCAGACATATCGCGGTGAGTACTCGACCAAAAAAGCAGAGTATGCAAGATTGGGAATTTTGTATTATGTAGTTTACAACCCATTTCGTCGCCGTAAGCCACGTTTAGAAGTTTACAAATTAGTTAATAATGCTTATGAATTACGTGATGGTAATCCCGTTTGGCTACCAGAAATTGGTTTAGGAATTGGCATCGAACGAGGAACGTATTTAGGCATACCACGCGAATGGATGTATTGGTATAACCAACAAGGACAACGGTTTTTAACACTAGAAGAAGACAAAAAACTTGCTCAACAAGAAGCTCAACAAGCAAAACAAGAAGCACAACTTGCCCAACGACGCACTCAATTATTAGCAGAACGGTTGCGATCGCTCGGCATAGATCCTGATTTAATCTAA
- a CDS encoding KGK domain-containing protein: MEDGFERLNHDEVVSIEPDTFNKLNIAKTFKVRDLITAIKEYVGAEETDEVNLYTQGLNCEVLQFSTFGWKKGKVRLALEFCPDESESPLDEIFQKLKQVEN, from the coding sequence ATGGAAGATGGATTCGAGAGACTAAATCACGATGAAGTTGTGTCTATAGAACCAGACACTTTTAATAAGTTAAATATTGCCAAAACTTTTAAAGTCCGTGATTTGATTACAGCAATTAAGGAATATGTTGGAGCAGAAGAAACAGATGAAGTAAATTTGTATACCCAAGGATTAAATTGTGAAGTTTTGCAATTTAGTACTTTCGGATGGAAAAAAGGAAAAGTTCGACTTGCTTTAGAATTTTGTCCTGATGAATCTGAGTCGCCACTTGATGAAATTTTTCAAAAACTCAAACAAGTGGAAAACTAA
- the ccsB gene encoding c-type cytochrome biogenesis protein CcsB, which translates to MNLVVLQNWLDNASFAILFLTMLVYWGGAAFPNLPYLAALGTAGMAIANLGIATLLGARWIEAGYFPLSNLYESLFFLTWGITAVHLIAENSSRSRLVGVATAPVAMAIAAFATMTLPSQMQASEPLVPALKSNWLMMHVSVMMLSYSALMVGSLLAIAFLIVTRGQNIQLQGSSVGTGGYRSNGYRLHKATELISQPSAPSAENNGFARFETSSNGNGNGNTAVLNLVTTPESQAVVSAEPLSPQRLSLAETLDNISYRIIGLGFPLLTIGIIAGGVWANEAWGSYWSWDPKETWALITWLVFAAYLHARITRGWQGRRPAILASAGLLVVWVCYLGVNLLGKGLHSYGWFF; encoded by the coding sequence ATGAATCTGGTTGTACTCCAGAACTGGCTGGACAATGCGTCCTTTGCCATATTATTCCTAACAATGCTCGTGTATTGGGGAGGAGCGGCTTTTCCGAATCTGCCTTATCTAGCCGCTTTGGGGACAGCTGGGATGGCGATCGCAAATTTGGGCATTGCGACTCTACTAGGGGCACGATGGATCGAAGCTGGTTACTTTCCCTTAAGTAATCTCTACGAATCTCTGTTTTTCTTAACCTGGGGAATTACCGCCGTCCATCTGATTGCTGAAAATAGTAGCCGCAGCCGCTTAGTAGGAGTTGCGACAGCTCCGGTGGCAATGGCGATCGCAGCTTTTGCTACTATGACACTACCATCGCAGATGCAAGCGTCAGAACCCCTAGTACCTGCCTTGAAGTCAAATTGGCTGATGATGCATGTCAGCGTCATGATGTTGAGTTATTCTGCTTTGATGGTGGGTTCATTATTAGCGATCGCTTTTTTGATTGTCACTCGTGGTCAAAATATCCAACTACAAGGCAGTTCTGTTGGTACTGGTGGCTATCGCAGCAACGGCTACCGCTTGCACAAAGCTACTGAACTAATTTCTCAACCATCAGCCCCTTCTGCCGAAAATAACGGCTTTGCCCGTTTTGAAACTAGTAGCAACGGCAATGGTAACGGTAACACTGCTGTCTTGAATTTAGTAACTACCCCTGAATCTCAAGCCGTAGTATCTGCTGAACCTCTTTCACCCCAGCGCCTTAGCCTTGCTGAAACTCTTGATAACATCAGCTATCGCATCATTGGATTAGGATTTCCCCTGCTGACAATTGGCATTATTGCCGGTGGCGTTTGGGCTAACGAAGCCTGGGGTTCCTACTGGAGTTGGGACCCCAAAGAAACTTGGGCATTAATCACTTGGTTAGTGTTCGCCGCCTATCTTCACGCCAGAATTACTCGCGGTTGGCAAGGGCGTCGTCCCGCAATTTTAGCCTCTGCCGGCTTGCTTGTAGTTTGGGTTTGCTATCTCGGTGTAAATCTTTTGGGTAAAGGTTTGCATTCTTACGGTTGGTTTTTCTAA
- a CDS encoding DUF3352 domain-containing protein — protein MALPVVSVPMKKNKKPSLVLTLSAAGLLIGAGSAAYWFTQRQPSSRNLLVGANIIPGDALFAVSLTTDPQQWQKLREFGTKDTQAELDKNLVQLRDRFLTNNGYDFQKDIAPWVGNDIAIAILAPAAGNKPAPKPVTTNENAAIEQQSMVMVLPVKNPEIAKRVLAQPKTLKQGKWIDRTYQGFAIKQSEGQAGQNFSAVLLDGRFLVITDSPKATERAIDAYKNKTSLATTGGFAENFPKIANYQPFAQFYVNVPAAAKIAAASPNRPLPAQVLAQLQNNQGLAGTMILEPEGIRLKGVSWLNPNSQRLLAVENKAGKMQNRVPAETLMMLSGGNLQRLWGNYILTSQRNPLSPIAPEQIRGGIKSLTDLDLDKDLLSWMKGEFSLSLIPTTPKQGSPDDFRVGLLFMVQTSNRKSAETSITQLDEVMKNQYQFKVQPGKVGGQSVVNWVSPYGTLTATHGWLDGDIAFLVVGAPITDKIVPKPNNTLASTLPFQETVPTEPNPTNGQFFLDVERTVKNFPLPTLIPNQQILLAATRSIGMTSAVSDSRSNRYDIFIALKKVSNTTTLPTPESSKSNSVR, from the coding sequence ATGGCACTGCCTGTTGTGTCTGTTCCAATGAAGAAAAATAAGAAACCGTCTCTGGTGCTGACGCTCTCGGCTGCTGGGTTATTGATTGGTGCGGGGAGTGCAGCATACTGGTTCACCCAGAGACAACCATCTTCCAGGAATTTGCTAGTAGGTGCAAATATTATTCCTGGTGATGCTCTGTTTGCGGTTTCTCTGACAACAGATCCCCAACAGTGGCAGAAATTGCGGGAGTTTGGGACAAAAGACACCCAAGCAGAACTGGACAAAAATTTAGTCCAGTTGCGCGATCGCTTTCTGACTAATAATGGTTACGATTTCCAAAAAGATATTGCTCCTTGGGTAGGCAATGACATTGCGATCGCAATTCTTGCTCCAGCAGCAGGGAATAAACCTGCACCCAAACCAGTTACCACCAATGAAAATGCTGCTATTGAGCAGCAGTCGATGGTAATGGTATTGCCAGTGAAAAACCCAGAAATCGCCAAAAGGGTTTTGGCACAACCCAAAACCCTGAAACAAGGCAAATGGATTGACCGTACTTATCAAGGGTTCGCCATTAAACAAAGTGAAGGACAAGCAGGGCAAAACTTCTCGGCTGTATTACTAGATGGGCGTTTTTTAGTGATAACTGATAGTCCCAAAGCTACAGAACGAGCCATCGACGCCTACAAAAATAAAACATCCCTAGCCACAACAGGGGGCTTTGCTGAGAATTTTCCGAAAATCGCCAACTACCAACCCTTTGCCCAATTTTACGTCAATGTGCCAGCAGCAGCCAAAATAGCCGCTGCTTCTCCAAACCGCCCTTTACCTGCTCAAGTCTTGGCTCAACTACAAAATAACCAAGGTTTAGCGGGGACAATGATCTTAGAGCCAGAAGGAATCCGCTTAAAGGGCGTTTCTTGGTTAAACCCTAATAGTCAACGACTGCTGGCGGTAGAAAACAAAGCTGGGAAAATGCAAAACCGCGTACCAGCAGAAACTTTAATGATGCTTTCGGGGGGCAATTTACAGCGGTTGTGGGGAAACTACATTTTAACGTCTCAAAGAAATCCCCTTTCACCGATCGCACCAGAACAGATTAGAGGTGGGATAAAATCGCTTACCGATCTCGATTTAGATAAGGATTTGCTCAGTTGGATGAAAGGCGAGTTTTCCTTATCACTGATTCCTACTACTCCAAAACAAGGTTCACCAGATGATTTTCGTGTGGGTTTGCTGTTCATGGTACAGACAAGCAATCGCAAATCGGCTGAAACATCCATCACTCAGCTGGATGAAGTGATGAAAAATCAATACCAATTCAAAGTGCAACCAGGGAAAGTCGGAGGTCAATCCGTTGTTAATTGGGTATCACCTTATGGTACGTTAACAGCCACCCACGGCTGGTTAGATGGAGATATCGCTTTCTTAGTAGTGGGCGCTCCCATCACTGATAAAATTGTCCCCAAACCTAACAACACACTAGCTAGTACTCTTCCCTTCCAAGAAACAGTTCCTACAGAACCCAATCCGACAAATGGTCAATTTTTCCTGGATGTGGAACGAACTGTGAAAAATTTCCCTCTACCAACTCTAATTCCCAATCAACAAATTTTGCTAGCTGCAACGCGCTCAATTGGGATGACATCTGCTGTCAGCGACAGTCGCAGTAACCGCTACGACATTTTCATTGCACTCAAAAAAGTTAGTAACACGACTACATTGCCTACTCCAGAAAGCAGTAAGAGTAACTCTGTTAGATAA
- a CDS encoding chorismate lyase: protein MTITFTPTNNLALPPAWHRLTPIWQGGEEIIQQSLPHTQLAPAWQLMLLGDGSPTRHLELLTGEPVEVDVIDMSLIGMDLDAAPELIQAVPGPRLRRQVWLRTASGQRLAYATSWWEASHVDEYLQNRSLPIWASLARLRTELYRDVRGIYYGDSSALQSGFDVTGSFWGRHYLFWHHGQPLTLIYEVFSPYLTKYLGPMQLSTINTEA, encoded by the coding sequence TTGACTATTACTTTTACGCCGACAAACAACCTAGCACTACCGCCAGCTTGGCATCGCCTCACTCCGATTTGGCAAGGAGGGGAGGAGATAATTCAACAAAGTTTACCTCACACTCAACTGGCTCCTGCTTGGCAGCTAATGCTTTTGGGTGATGGCTCCCCAACACGTCACTTAGAATTGCTCACAGGTGAGCCTGTAGAAGTAGATGTTATTGATATGTCATTAATTGGCATGGACTTGGATGCTGCTCCTGAGTTAATCCAAGCTGTCCCAGGGCCGCGATTACGGCGACAAGTATGGCTACGTACTGCTTCTGGTCAGCGATTAGCGTATGCCACCTCGTGGTGGGAAGCTAGTCATGTAGATGAGTATTTGCAAAACCGCTCATTACCAATTTGGGCTAGTTTAGCTCGTCTTCGCACAGAGTTATATCGGGATGTTCGAGGAATTTATTATGGTGACTCATCAGCGCTACAGTCAGGTTTTGATGTAACTGGGTCTTTTTGGGGTCGCCACTATTTATTTTGGCATCATGGACAGCCATTAACATTAATTTATGAAGTTTTTTCGCCTTATTTAACCAAATATTTGGGGCCTATGCAATTGAGTACTATTAATACTGAGGCATAG
- the accC gene encoding acetyl-CoA carboxylase biotin carboxylase subunit, with product MKFDKILIANRGEIALRILRACEEMGIATVAVHSTVDRNALHVQLADEAVCIGEPASSKSYLNIPNIIAAALTRNATAIHPGYGFLAENARFAEICADHHIAFIGPTPEAIKLMGDKSTAKETMQKAGVPTVPGSEGLVESEQEGLGFAKDIGYPVMIKATAGGGGRGMRLVRSEDEFVKLFLAAQGEAGAAFGNSGVYIEKFIERPRHIEFQILADNYGNVIHLGERDCSIQRRNQKLLEEAPSPALDQDLREKMGQAAVKAAQFINYSGAGTIEFLLDRSGKFYFMEMNTRIQVEHPVTEMITGIDLVAEQIRIAQGERLKLTQEQVVLRGHAIECRINAEDPDHDFRPSPGRISGYLPPGGPGVRIDSHVYTDYQIPPYYDSLIGKLIVWAPDRPTAINRMKRALRECAITGLPTTIGFHQKIMETPQFLQGNVYTNFVQEMNG from the coding sequence ATGAAGTTTGACAAAATATTAATTGCCAATCGGGGAGAAATCGCCCTTCGCATTCTCCGCGCCTGTGAAGAAATGGGAATTGCGACAGTTGCGGTTCACTCCACTGTTGACCGTAATGCTCTCCACGTCCAACTTGCTGATGAAGCAGTTTGCATTGGCGAACCTGCTAGCAGTAAAAGTTATTTGAATATTCCGAATATTATTGCTGCTGCACTGACGCGCAATGCTACTGCTATTCATCCAGGCTATGGCTTTTTGGCAGAAAATGCCCGGTTTGCGGAAATCTGTGCCGACCATCATATTGCTTTTATCGGCCCAACTCCAGAAGCTATAAAGCTGATGGGGGATAAATCCACTGCAAAAGAAACCATGCAAAAAGCTGGAGTCCCGACAGTACCAGGTAGTGAGGGGTTGGTAGAATCCGAGCAAGAAGGATTAGGATTTGCCAAAGATATTGGCTATCCAGTGATGATCAAAGCCACAGCAGGTGGCGGCGGACGGGGTATGCGCCTAGTTCGTTCTGAAGATGAATTTGTCAAACTTTTTCTTGCAGCCCAAGGGGAAGCGGGAGCAGCTTTTGGGAATTCCGGCGTTTATATCGAAAAATTTATTGAACGTCCCCGACACATCGAATTTCAAATTTTGGCGGATAACTACGGTAATGTTATCCACTTGGGTGAACGCGATTGCTCTATTCAACGCCGGAATCAAAAGCTACTAGAAGAAGCACCAAGTCCGGCTCTCGACCAAGACCTACGCGAGAAAATGGGACAAGCTGCTGTCAAAGCTGCCCAATTCATTAACTACAGTGGGGCGGGTACTATCGAGTTTCTCTTGGATAGATCGGGTAAATTCTACTTTATGGAAATGAACACCCGGATTCAAGTAGAACATCCTGTAACAGAGATGATTACTGGGATAGACTTAGTTGCCGAACAAATCCGTATTGCCCAAGGGGAAAGGCTTAAGCTCACTCAAGAGCAGGTAGTTTTACGGGGTCATGCGATCGAATGCCGGATCAATGCTGAAGACCCCGATCATGACTTTCGCCCTTCCCCCGGAAGGATCAGCGGCTACCTCCCCCCCGGAGGGCCTGGTGTTCGGATTGATTCCCACGTTTACACAGATTACCAAATCCCGCCCTACTACGATTCCTTGATCGGCAAGTTAATTGTTTGGGCACCAGACCGACCTACTGCGATTAACCGGATGAAACGCGCACTCCGGGAATGTGCCATTACTGGACTACCTACTACCATCGGGTTTCATCAAAAAATTATGGAAACTCCACAGTTTTTGCAGGGTAATGTCTATACAAATTTTGTGCAGGAAATGAACGGTTAG
- a CDS encoding YggT family protein codes for MTGVDLTAWILGPVLGVMTFLFIFRIILTWYPQVDLNRLPFNLIAWPTEPFLIPLRKLVQPIGGVDITPIILVGIFSLLREILLGQQGLLTMLSRVN; via the coding sequence ATGACTGGTGTTGACCTGACTGCTTGGATTCTTGGCCCTGTGTTAGGGGTGATGACATTTTTATTTATATTCCGGATCATTCTCACTTGGTATCCGCAAGTGGATCTGAATCGTTTGCCCTTTAATTTGATAGCTTGGCCGACTGAACCATTTTTAATCCCGTTGCGAAAGCTAGTGCAACCTATAGGCGGGGTAGACATTACACCTATTATTTTGGTTGGCATCTTCAGCCTGCTGCGAGAAATTCTGCTAGGTCAACAAGGATTGCTGACTATGCTATCTCGTGTAAATTAG
- the psbX gene encoding photosystem II reaction center X protein, which yields MTPSLANFLWSLLWGTAIVVIPVTVGLIFISQKDKIQRS from the coding sequence ATGACGCCTTCTTTAGCAAATTTTCTTTGGAGCCTGCTATGGGGTACTGCAATTGTTGTGATACCCGTTACAGTTGGTCTAATTTTCATTAGCCAAAAAGATAAAATTCAGCGTTCATAA
- a CDS encoding Ycf66 family protein, whose product MINFGLNSASFLAQVNFGANSASILGIFLAVAGAALYFLRTVRPELSRDQDIFFAAVGLLCGFILVFQGWRLDPILQFGQLLLVGTTVFFAVESIRLRSIATQQAKRNTPIVDDEREVSRNYSYNDRRKYQAEMDADLDPLPYEDEEERPVRARIRGSRDEISTRDDYYQEQPPRRSERRNGSSSERQAPADRTRRRTSGRPVNRPSETSEEENWGSSSRQVDDWETSGGEVRKPSRRSNSGPQRPESREDDVAPRPRRRRPTTDSTPRRPREDDDAIPTDYVPYNPIEKPNEGPDNSNDFDDDI is encoded by the coding sequence ATGATAAATTTTGGGCTGAACTCAGCCAGTTTTCTGGCTCAGGTAAATTTTGGAGCAAACTCAGCCAGTATTCTAGGAATTTTCCTGGCTGTGGCTGGGGCAGCACTGTATTTTCTCCGCACTGTGCGTCCAGAATTGTCACGGGATCAAGACATTTTTTTTGCCGCAGTCGGCTTGCTCTGCGGCTTTATTCTCGTCTTTCAAGGATGGCGGCTAGACCCGATTCTGCAATTTGGTCAACTGCTTTTAGTTGGTACAACTGTATTTTTTGCAGTTGAAAGTATTCGCCTGCGGAGTATAGCGACCCAGCAAGCAAAGCGCAACACTCCGATTGTGGATGATGAGCGGGAGGTAAGCAGAAACTATTCTTATAACGATCGCAGAAAGTATCAAGCGGAAATGGATGCAGACTTAGATCCATTGCCTTATGAAGACGAGGAGGAACGCCCCGTGCGTGCCCGGATTCGGGGTAGCAGGGATGAGATTTCAACTCGTGATGACTACTACCAGGAGCAACCCCCCCGTCGTTCAGAACGCCGTAACGGCAGCAGTAGTGAAAGACAGGCTCCAGCGGATAGAACACGGCGGCGTACTTCTGGGCGTCCTGTGAATCGGCCTTCTGAAACCTCTGAAGAAGAAAATTGGGGTTCTTCGTCTAGGCAAGTTGATGATTGGGAAACTTCTGGTGGAGAAGTCAGAAAACCTTCTCGCCGCAGTAATAGCGGGCCCCAGCGTCCCGAAAGTCGTGAAGATGATGTTGCTCCTAGACCGAGAAGGCGTCGTCCCACCACTGACTCAACTCCTCGAAGACCGCGCGAAGATGATGATGCGATTCCAACTGATTATGTGCCATACAATCCTATTGAAAAGCCAAATGAAGGGCCAGATAATTCAAACGATTTTGATGACGATATTTAA
- a CDS encoding TolB family protein, whose amino-acid sequence MEKFTPTFWLQRPIHWSLVFGLTSLLVSCGSNDIPIGPTSLNSRYTEEQPVLSGNGRFLAFVSNRNGNQQLLMYDLERQLFIRTPGINRAETIAESPSLSYTGRYIAYLTSDQGRAVVALYDRATQQSQIVTPTYRGWVRKPNISPDGRYVVFETAIRGQWDIEVLDRGPNIELDIPNGATVSSPP is encoded by the coding sequence GTGGAAAAATTTACGCCTACATTTTGGCTCCAAAGACCAATTCATTGGAGCCTAGTTTTTGGTTTAACAAGTTTGCTTGTATCTTGTGGTTCTAACGATATTCCTATAGGGCCTACTTCCCTCAACAGTCGCTACACCGAGGAGCAACCTGTTTTGAGCGGAAATGGGCGCTTTTTAGCGTTTGTATCGAATCGGAATGGTAATCAGCAGCTACTAATGTACGATTTGGAGAGGCAATTGTTTATTCGCACACCGGGGATCAACCGAGCAGAGACAATTGCCGAAAGTCCTAGCTTAAGCTACACCGGGCGTTATATTGCTTATCTTACTAGTGATCAAGGTAGAGCAGTGGTGGCGCTTTACGATCGCGCTACGCAACAGTCGCAAATCGTTACACCAACCTATCGCGGCTGGGTCAGAAAACCAAATATTAGCCCAGATGGACGTTATGTTGTCTTTGAAACCGCTATCCGTGGTCAGTGGGATATTGAAGTCCTAGATCGGGGGCCAAATATTGAGTTAGATATTCCCAATGGTGCAACTGTAAGTTCACCTCCGTAG
- a CDS encoding TolB family protein, giving the protein MKRVFFIPIFLCSSLLTGCFGYPRLLSYPFDPGGRSLNSLASELNPQISGRYIVFITDRRGSQDVYMFDTVTRNLVDLPGLNSLDAIANHPSVSQDGRYVVFAASRQGRSAIFLYDRETRQSRNMTSNLQAEVRNPTISADGSRIAFESSNNGQWDVLVYDRFGRPLNIPQEPR; this is encoded by the coding sequence ATGAAACGTGTTTTTTTTATACCTATATTTTTATGCTCCAGTTTACTGACTGGGTGTTTTGGCTACCCTCGTCTTTTGAGTTATCCCTTTGATCCGGGGGGTCGGAGTCTCAATAGTTTAGCGTCGGAATTAAACCCCCAGATTTCTGGGAGATACATTGTTTTTATTACTGACCGACGGGGTAGCCAAGATGTTTATATGTTTGATACGGTAACTCGTAATTTGGTTGATTTGCCAGGTTTAAACTCCCTTGATGCGATCGCAAATCATCCTAGTGTTTCACAAGATGGTCGTTATGTTGTGTTTGCAGCTAGTCGTCAGGGGCGATCGGCTATTTTTCTCTACGACAGGGAAACACGCCAATCACGAAATATGACTTCTAACCTGCAAGCAGAAGTCCGTAACCCTACAATTAGCGCTGACGGTAGTAGGATTGCTTTTGAATCTAGTAACAACGGGCAGTGGGATGTTTTAGTATATGACCGTTTTGGACGGCCGTTGAATATACCTCAAGAACCGCGTTGA
- a CDS encoding succinate dehydrogenase/fumarate reductase iron-sulfur subunit: MKVIFKVIRQQQNSSPVVQTYLVEAEPGNTILDCLNHIKWEQDGTLAFRKNCRNTICGSCAMRINGRSALACKENVGSELARLQQIPSSQSKVNAIGEITIAPLGNMPVIKDLVVDMSSFWNNLEAVAPYVSTAARQVPEREFLQTPQERSRLDQTGNCIMCGACYSECNAREVNPDFVGPHALAKAYRMVEDSRDSDTENRLESYNEGTKGVWGCTRCLYCDSVCPMEVAPLEQITKIKQEILTQKEASDSRSIRHRKVLIDLVKEGGWIDERQFGLQVVGNYFRDLKGLLSLAPLGLRMLCRGKFPLSFEASEGTQQVRSLIESVQQELGNRE; the protein is encoded by the coding sequence ATGAAAGTTATTTTTAAGGTAATTCGACAGCAACAAAATTCCTCCCCTGTTGTGCAAACCTACCTTGTGGAGGCAGAACCAGGTAATACAATCTTGGATTGCCTCAATCATATTAAGTGGGAGCAAGATGGAACTTTAGCATTTCGCAAAAATTGCCGCAATACCATTTGTGGTAGCTGTGCGATGCGAATTAATGGGCGTTCGGCTTTAGCTTGTAAAGAAAATGTTGGCAGTGAACTTGCCAGATTACAACAAATACCATCATCCCAAAGTAAAGTAAATGCCATTGGCGAAATCACGATCGCTCCTCTCGGTAATATGCCCGTGATTAAAGATTTGGTTGTAGATATGAGCAGTTTCTGGAATAATCTAGAGGCAGTTGCTCCTTATGTGAGTACGGCAGCACGACAAGTACCAGAAAGAGAGTTTTTGCAAACACCACAAGAGCGATCGCGTCTCGATCAAACTGGTAACTGTATTATGTGCGGTGCTTGTTACTCTGAATGCAACGCTCGTGAAGTTAATCCAGACTTTGTAGGGCCTCATGCCCTTGCGAAAGCTTACCGGATGGTAGAAGATTCCCGCGATAGCGATACCGAAAATCGCTTAGAAAGCTACAACGAAGGTACTAAAGGTGTATGGGGTTGTACCCGTTGTTTATATTGCGATTCAGTTTGTCCAATGGAAGTTGCACCATTAGAACAAATCACCAAAATTAAACAAGAAATTCTTACTCAGAAAGAAGCCAGCGACAGTCGCTCAATTCGTCACCGGAAGGTATTGATAGATTTGGTTAAAGAAGGTGGTTGGATTGATGAACGTCAATTTGGTTTACAAGTCGTCGGTAATTATTTTCGAGATTTAAAAGGATTACTCAGTCTTGCACCCCTCGGTTTGCGGATGTTATGTCGAGGTAAATTCCCCCTATCATTTGAAGCTTCTGAGGGGACGCAACAAGTGCGATCGCTCATTGAATCTGTGCAACAAGAATTAGGGAATAGGGAATAG
- a CDS encoding AbrB family transcriptional regulator, translating into MTETATAPLTGKALLAKVKELSTLPRRERAKQCGYYTVTKNNQVRVNLTDFYDALLSARGIPLSPEAPKDGRGREPTYRVSVHQNGQIVIGATYTKAMGLKPGDEFEIRLGYKHIHLIQLGETDKKLTSQDIDSDESDEDLEDEE; encoded by the coding sequence ATGACTGAAACTGCAACCGCGCCATTAACCGGAAAAGCACTACTTGCTAAAGTAAAAGAACTTTCCACTTTACCACGCCGAGAAAGAGCTAAACAGTGCGGCTATTACACTGTTACTAAGAATAACCAGGTTCGTGTCAATCTCACCGATTTTTATGACGCTTTGCTATCTGCTAGAGGAATTCCTCTAAGTCCAGAAGCACCTAAAGATGGCCGTGGTCGTGAACCGACCTATCGGGTTAGTGTCCATCAAAATGGTCAGATTGTGATTGGTGCTACATATACCAAAGCAATGGGTTTAAAGCCTGGAGATGAGTTTGAAATTAGACTGGGATACAAACATATTCACTTAATTCAACTCGGTGAAACTGATAAAAAACTGACCTCACAAGATATAGACTCTGACGAATCAGACGAGGATTTGGAAGACGAAGAGTAA